Proteins from a single region of Bdellovibrio bacteriovorus HD100:
- a CDS encoding Stp1/IreP family PP2C-type Ser/Thr phosphatase, giving the protein MKFDSWYLTDKGLRRDSNQDSCLINRELGLFIVADGMGGHMGGEVASSMAVETVEEIMLQPEATRKSPREVILQAYEEASKRIFDKAANERPELAGMGTTMVMAYIRGKHLYVGNVGDSRCYLFKRPNLWQITEDHSLINEQLRAGVMSEEQVRQFVGRNVITRSVGYEREVYPDIIEREIFPGEIFLMCSDGLSGLVEDGRISEILNQNTPDKAVKACVEQALANGGDDNVTVMLVHFHE; this is encoded by the coding sequence ATGAAATTTGACTCGTGGTATCTGACAGATAAAGGTCTTCGTCGTGATTCGAACCAGGATTCCTGCCTTATTAACCGGGAACTGGGATTATTCATTGTGGCGGATGGAATGGGCGGCCATATGGGCGGGGAAGTCGCTTCCAGCATGGCTGTGGAGACGGTTGAAGAAATCATGCTTCAGCCAGAAGCCACAAGAAAATCACCGCGCGAAGTGATTTTGCAAGCCTATGAAGAGGCTTCAAAACGCATTTTTGACAAGGCTGCCAATGAACGCCCCGAGCTTGCCGGTATGGGCACCACGATGGTGATGGCCTACATCCGCGGCAAACATCTTTATGTCGGAAACGTCGGTGATTCCCGCTGCTATTTGTTCAAGCGTCCGAACCTGTGGCAGATCACGGAAGATCATTCCCTGATCAATGAGCAGCTGCGGGCCGGCGTGATGAGTGAAGAGCAGGTGCGCCAGTTTGTGGGGCGAAATGTCATCACCCGCAGTGTAGGTTATGAGCGTGAAGTTTATCCGGATATCATTGAGCGCGAGATCTTCCCTGGGGAAATTTTCCTCATGTGCTCCGACGGACTTTCCGGTTTGGTGGAAGATGGAAGAATTTCTGAGATTTTAAATCAAAATACACCTGACAAAGCCGTAAAAGCCTGTGTAGAACAAGCCCTGGCAAATGGTGGAGATGACAACGTCACAGTGATGCTGGTGCATTTCCACGAATAA
- a CDS encoding M23 family metallopeptidase — MDKKKVTLFIVSNQTGKTRKLVLSAAWLKAISFISAIVIIIFAAGLVDYFGLLLQAMENKRLKAENAQLIKQFQVVESKVSALENSLERVKTFTTKLKLITNVDADDRITKLTMGPKPAAGQPVEEYEPMEQRESTDVLEEQDQVFANKKPLNDQAGELANENADKDYASLVVRIDKAVKETQLKEQSVIDLWESLSERQSLLNSTPNMKPAKGWITSRFGYRISPFTGKTALHAGLDIAAAPGSPVYAPADGVVVFASYDESYGKLITIDYGYGVTTRFGHLSQIYVQVGQRVNKWDVVGAVGNTGRSTGPHLHYEVRINGTAVDPINYILDE, encoded by the coding sequence TTGGATAAAAAGAAGGTCACGCTGTTTATTGTGAGCAATCAGACGGGGAAAACCCGTAAGCTTGTGCTCTCGGCTGCCTGGCTTAAAGCCATTTCCTTTATTTCCGCCATCGTTATCATCATTTTTGCCGCCGGTCTGGTGGATTACTTCGGTCTGCTTTTGCAGGCCATGGAAAACAAACGTCTTAAAGCTGAAAATGCGCAGCTGATCAAACAGTTTCAGGTGGTTGAAAGTAAAGTCAGCGCCTTGGAAAACTCTTTGGAGCGTGTGAAGACCTTCACCACCAAATTGAAATTGATCACCAACGTCGATGCCGACGACCGTATCACCAAGCTGACCATGGGTCCGAAGCCTGCTGCCGGGCAGCCGGTGGAAGAATACGAACCGATGGAGCAGCGTGAAAGCACGGATGTCCTGGAAGAACAGGATCAGGTCTTTGCCAACAAAAAACCTTTGAACGATCAGGCGGGTGAGCTGGCCAACGAAAATGCGGATAAGGACTATGCCTCTTTGGTGGTTCGTATCGACAAGGCCGTGAAAGAAACCCAGTTGAAAGAACAAAGTGTCATCGATCTTTGGGAAAGTCTTTCCGAGCGCCAGAGCTTGCTGAATTCCACGCCGAACATGAAGCCAGCCAAGGGTTGGATCACTTCACGCTTCGGTTATCGTATTTCTCCGTTCACCGGCAAAACAGCTTTGCACGCGGGTCTGGACATTGCGGCAGCGCCGGGTTCACCGGTGTATGCTCCGGCTGATGGCGTGGTGGTCTTTGCCAGCTACGATGAATCCTACGGTAAACTGATCACCATCGATTACGGTTATGGCGTGACGACTCGTTTCGGTCACTTGTCACAGATCTATGTTCAAGTCGGTCAGCGGGTGAATAAGTGGGATGTTGTGGGTGCGGTAGGTAATACCGGGCGTTCAACAGGACCGCACTTGCACTATGAAGTCCGCATTAATGGTACCGCCGTAGATCCAATCAACTACATCTTAGACGAATAG
- a CDS encoding acetyl-CoA C-acetyltransferase, with protein sequence MEKIVFISGKRTPFGAFGGSLKDVSATDLGVAAAKATLEQAGLSADKIDHVVFGNVVQSGADAAYLPRHIGLKTGVPVAVGAFAVNRLCGSGFQSWVNAVQMIQCGEATAVLAGGVEQMSQIPYVARKVRFDGMRMGNFELEDLMTSALTDAYAKMPMAITAENLAVKYGITREESDKYSIQSQQRFQAAVEKGFMKQEICLVTVEGRKGTVVIEKDEHPKPDSTLEKLATLKPVFKKDGIVTAAAASGIVDGAACSLLMSESKAKELGMKPMARIVSYASVGCDPTIMGIGPAGAARLALQKAGLTLDQMDLVEVNEAFAAQYLAVEKELKLDPAKTNVNGGAIAVGHPLGASGTRIMNHLVYELHRRNAKYALGSACIGGGQGIAIIIERI encoded by the coding sequence ATGGAAAAAATCGTATTTATCTCTGGAAAAAGAACTCCCTTCGGAGCCTTCGGCGGTTCATTGAAGGATGTATCAGCAACGGATCTGGGTGTCGCTGCCGCTAAAGCGACCCTGGAGCAAGCCGGTCTGTCTGCAGACAAGATTGATCACGTGGTGTTTGGCAACGTGGTTCAGTCCGGTGCGGATGCAGCCTATCTTCCAAGACATATTGGTTTGAAAACCGGAGTGCCGGTCGCGGTGGGCGCTTTTGCGGTCAACCGTCTGTGTGGCAGTGGTTTCCAGTCCTGGGTGAATGCCGTGCAGATGATCCAGTGTGGGGAAGCCACCGCGGTTCTTGCCGGTGGTGTCGAGCAAATGTCCCAGATTCCTTATGTGGCCCGCAAAGTCCGCTTTGATGGCATGCGCATGGGGAACTTCGAACTGGAAGATCTGATGACCTCGGCGCTGACGGACGCTTATGCCAAGATGCCTATGGCGATCACGGCTGAAAATCTGGCGGTGAAATACGGTATCACGCGCGAAGAATCTGACAAGTATTCCATCCAGTCCCAGCAGCGCTTCCAGGCCGCGGTTGAAAAAGGTTTCATGAAACAGGAAATCTGCCTGGTCACAGTTGAGGGTCGCAAGGGCACCGTGGTGATTGAAAAAGACGAACATCCAAAACCGGATTCCACTCTGGAAAAACTGGCGACGCTAAAGCCTGTCTTCAAAAAAGACGGGATTGTAACGGCGGCGGCGGCTTCCGGTATTGTCGACGGGGCGGCTTGTTCTTTGTTGATGAGCGAATCCAAAGCCAAGGAACTGGGCATGAAACCAATGGCGCGTATCGTGAGCTACGCTTCTGTGGGTTGTGACCCGACGATCATGGGTATTGGTCCAGCGGGCGCAGCTCGTCTGGCATTACAGAAAGCCGGACTGACTCTGGATCAGATGGATCTGGTGGAAGTGAACGAAGCTTTTGCGGCCCAGTACCTGGCGGTGGAAAAAGAATTGAAACTGGATCCGGCAAAAACCAATGTGAACGGTGGTGCGATTGCTGTCGGTCACCCCTTGGGTGCCTCCGGCACCCGCATTATGAATCACCTGGTGTATGAGCTTCATCGCCGCAACGCCAAGTACGCTCTGGGTTCTGCTTGTATTGGCGGCGGTCAGGGTATTGCGATCATCATCGAAAGAATCTAA
- a CDS encoding SDR family oxidoreductase: MEFNLRERTALIVGPFTSTVQSLVMGLTQMGSDCVLLDFDNSASQRFCNQINDAREINPKFGRALGIKSPMKTAEDIKDAVGSAAHAFGSVDLFIDAQAYNKPNRYKIGDSIDYLDDEIQHNFKASVMLTHAVLNFLKNRKRGRILYLLNEVYPDPILAGSRGALVPFAQSLSKQVAEHNITVNVLKLGLTEEFILAMHPEAKSIKEAVENLKVKEPHLRITEPEKITNTVTYLVSQFGAAVNGQVISLS; this comes from the coding sequence ATGGAATTTAATTTGAGAGAACGAACGGCGCTCATTGTTGGACCTTTTACTTCAACCGTTCAAAGTCTGGTGATGGGTTTGACCCAAATGGGTTCTGACTGCGTCCTGCTGGATTTTGATAACAGCGCCAGTCAGCGTTTTTGCAATCAGATCAATGATGCCCGTGAAATCAACCCTAAGTTCGGTCGTGCGTTGGGGATCAAGTCCCCGATGAAAACTGCGGAAGACATCAAGGATGCGGTGGGCTCGGCGGCTCACGCTTTTGGCAGTGTCGATCTGTTCATTGATGCTCAAGCCTACAATAAACCCAATCGTTATAAAATCGGCGACAGCATTGATTATCTGGATGATGAAATCCAGCATAACTTTAAAGCTTCGGTGATGCTGACCCATGCGGTGTTAAACTTCCTTAAAAACCGCAAGCGCGGCCGTATTCTTTATCTTTTGAATGAAGTTTACCCGGATCCGATTCTGGCGGGTTCCCGCGGGGCGCTGGTGCCGTTTGCACAAAGTCTGTCCAAACAGGTGGCTGAACACAACATTACCGTGAATGTACTGAAGCTGGGTTTGACTGAAGAATTCATTCTGGCGATGCACCCGGAAGCCAAATCCATCAAAGAAGCGGTTGAAAATCTGAAGGTGAAAGAACCACACTTGCGCATCACGGAACCCGAGAAAATCACCAACACCGTGACCTATCTGGTTAGTCAGTTTGGTGCGGCGGTGAATGGTCAGGTTATTTCTTTAAGTTAG
- a CDS encoding HD domain-containing protein yields MEIRDPVHGSIYYSEQEVAVLDTAEYQRLRAIKQLGYAEFSFPGATHNRYIHSVGVGHLAGETFDAIFRVYPFSKPSVKTRFRQVLRLGALLHDVGHGPLSHTTEQVMPHLSELKIQLYKEQEQYGEEAHTVMNHNRRANHEDYTIKYVTDSAISETLRTNFPDIQPIHVACLIDKALHCPDDFFVDNGVDFRPILSQLVSSELDVDRMDYLERDSYFCGTNYGKIDLSWLIQNMTFHRRENKMYLGLNRRALYSFDDFLISRHHMHLMVYCHHKSIIYEEMLNRYLTSPDCTFVLPGDINEYTKYNDYRLHEHLSGANNPWAQRIAQRKPFKVLIEQHNTAESESPEAIKKALEADGIEVIRTSSKARLSKYHTASPEERALQIYVVDQYDRWAQPSPINQTTEIFQRYEGARIIDRIYVAPENLRQAELILKSLKL; encoded by the coding sequence ATGGAAATTCGCGATCCCGTTCACGGCTCTATTTACTACTCTGAACAGGAAGTCGCCGTGCTTGATACGGCGGAATATCAGCGCCTGAGAGCGATCAAACAACTGGGTTATGCCGAGTTCAGCTTCCCGGGTGCGACTCACAACCGCTACATTCACTCTGTCGGTGTGGGCCATCTTGCCGGTGAAACATTCGATGCGATTTTCCGCGTTTATCCCTTCTCAAAACCCTCAGTCAAAACCCGCTTCCGTCAGGTGCTGCGCCTGGGGGCTTTGCTTCACGACGTGGGCCACGGGCCTTTAAGCCACACCACAGAGCAAGTGATGCCGCATTTGTCCGAGCTGAAGATTCAGCTATACAAAGAACAAGAACAATACGGCGAAGAGGCGCACACAGTGATGAATCACAATCGTCGCGCCAATCACGAAGACTATACAATTAAATACGTCACGGATTCTGCGATCTCCGAAACCCTGCGCACGAACTTCCCTGACATTCAGCCGATCCACGTGGCGTGCCTGATCGACAAGGCCCTGCACTGCCCGGATGATTTCTTTGTCGACAATGGCGTCGACTTCCGCCCGATCCTAAGCCAGCTGGTGTCCAGTGAGCTGGATGTGGACCGCATGGATTACCTTGAGCGTGACAGTTATTTCTGCGGCACAAACTACGGAAAAATCGATCTGTCCTGGTTGATTCAGAACATGACCTTCCACCGTCGTGAAAACAAAATGTATCTGGGCCTGAACCGCCGTGCGCTTTATTCTTTCGATGACTTCCTGATTTCACGTCACCACATGCACTTGATGGTTTATTGCCATCACAAGAGCATCATCTATGAGGAAATGCTGAACCGTTATCTGACTTCGCCGGATTGCACGTTCGTGCTGCCGGGGGATATTAACGAATACACCAAGTACAACGACTATCGCCTGCACGAGCATCTGTCCGGAGCCAACAACCCGTGGGCACAAAGAATCGCGCAAAGAAAACCGTTCAAGGTTCTGATTGAGCAGCACAACACGGCGGAATCGGAAAGCCCGGAAGCCATCAAAAAAGCTCTGGAAGCTGACGGTATTGAAGTGATCCGCACCAGTTCCAAGGCGCGTCTGTCGAAGTATCACACGGCTTCCCCGGAAGAGCGTGCACTGCAGATTTATGTGGTGGACCAGTATGACCGCTGGGCGCAGCCGTCCCCGATCAATCAAACGACAGAGATCTTCCAGCGCTACGAAGGTGCTCGTATCATCGACCGTATCTATGTAGCTCCGGAAAATCTAAGACAGGCTGAACTGATACTGAAAAGCCTGAAACTATAA
- a CDS encoding flagellin N-terminal helical domain-containing protein, which produces MGLRINTNSASLNAQRVLWGTKIGLDKSMEKLASGFRINRAGDDAAGLAISENLKAQIRGLKQASRNAQDGISLVQVAEGSMNEISSILIRLRELSVQAASDTIGPVERQFLNVEYDQLVSEIDRISEGTEFNGTQLLAGVGSILDFQVGTRNNPEIDRISFDASKADANSAALGVNLTSVSDKASAQNALAAIDQAIVSVSAMRADFGAIQNRLQSTVSNIQVSVENMSAANSRIRDVDVAEETSEMTKNNILLQAGTSVLAQANSQANVALGLLNKSFQG; this is translated from the coding sequence ATGGGTCTCAGAATTAATACGAACAGTGCTTCGTTGAATGCTCAGAGAGTTCTCTGGGGGACGAAGATCGGTCTGGATAAGAGCATGGAAAAGCTCGCTTCCGGTTTCCGCATCAACAGAGCTGGTGATGATGCCGCCGGCCTAGCGATCTCTGAGAATTTGAAAGCTCAGATTCGCGGTCTAAAACAAGCATCCCGAAACGCTCAAGACGGTATCTCTCTGGTCCAGGTGGCCGAGGGTTCCATGAACGAGATCTCTTCGATCTTGATCCGTCTGAGAGAATTGTCCGTACAAGCAGCTTCCGATACTATCGGTCCTGTAGAAAGACAGTTCCTGAACGTGGAATACGATCAGCTGGTTTCCGAGATCGACCGTATCTCCGAAGGTACAGAGTTCAACGGAACTCAGTTGCTGGCGGGTGTAGGTTCCATCCTGGACTTCCAAGTTGGTACCAGAAATAATCCTGAAATCGACCGTATCTCTTTCGACGCTTCCAAAGCCGATGCAAACTCTGCCGCTTTGGGTGTGAACCTGACCTCAGTTTCTGACAAAGCTTCTGCACAGAACGCTTTGGCGGCGATTGACCAGGCGATCGTGAGTGTCTCCGCGATGCGCGCAGACTTCGGTGCGATTCAGAATCGTCTTCAATCTACAGTTTCAAACATTCAAGTGTCTGTAGAGAACATGTCAGCCGCAAACTCTCGTATCAGAGATGTGGATGTAGCTGAAGAGACATCTGAAATGACCAAGAACAACATCTTGTTGCAAGCCGGTACTTCCGTCCTAGCACAAGCGAATTCCCAAGCTAACGTAGCACTTGGACTCTTGAACAAGTCATTCCAGGGTTAA
- a CDS encoding flagellin N-terminal helical domain-containing protein has protein sequence MGLRIGTNVAALNAQKNLYMTNINANRSMARLASGMRINQAADDAAGLAISENLKGQIRGLRQANRNANDGISLVQVAEGSLNEVSNMLIRLRELGVQASSDTIGETERKFLDVEYQQLKSEIQRITESTVFNGYELLNGTGGMIDIQVGVNNDAFRDRISFNAGAANASIDALGLTAENVGTKESAQLSLGTIDQALTSVNAIRANFGALQNRLQSTSNNLLIADENLSAANSRIRDTDVAAETSEMTRNNILLQAGVSVLGQANQSQQLALKLLG, from the coding sequence ATGGGATTAAGAATCGGTACCAATGTGGCAGCGTTGAATGCACAAAAAAATCTGTACATGACTAACATCAACGCAAACAGATCAATGGCAAGATTGGCTTCTGGAATGAGAATCAATCAAGCTGCTGATGATGCTGCAGGTCTTGCGATCAGCGAAAACCTCAAAGGACAAATCAGAGGTTTAAGACAGGCCAACCGAAATGCCAACGACGGTATTTCCCTTGTGCAGGTCGCGGAAGGCAGCTTGAATGAAGTATCCAATATGCTCATTCGTTTGAGAGAATTGGGTGTACAGGCTTCCTCTGACACAATTGGTGAAACAGAAAGAAAGTTTTTGGACGTTGAGTATCAACAGCTGAAATCCGAGATCCAGCGTATTACTGAATCCACGGTTTTCAACGGTTACGAACTGCTTAACGGTACTGGTGGGATGATTGACATCCAGGTCGGCGTAAACAACGACGCTTTCCGTGACCGTATCAGCTTCAACGCTGGCGCGGCCAACGCCTCCATCGATGCCCTGGGATTGACGGCAGAGAATGTGGGGACCAAGGAAAGCGCTCAATTGAGCCTGGGGACCATCGATCAGGCCCTGACATCGGTGAACGCGATTCGCGCGAACTTCGGTGCGCTACAAAATCGTCTGCAATCAACATCGAATAACTTGTTGATCGCTGATGAAAACTTGTCAGCCGCGAATTCCCGAATCAGAGACACTGACGTGGCGGCAGAAACATCCGAGATGACAAGAAATAACATCTTGTTGCAGGCGGGTGTGTCAGTCCTGGGTCAGGCGAACCAGTCACAACAATTGGCTTTGAAGCTTTTGGGCTAA
- a CDS encoding tetratricopeptide repeat protein produces the protein MISGNLFLKNILMMALVSTASVAGAADKLSIKDWGKSFETALDSKNSGDALKLLDFKILEKDALPKCVDCSSKDAMKKARVLFAKGNFDESLKLYNQVPKGSDYWFQAIEEKGWAYFRQNDSEKALAQTKTLVSPQFGEVVNSEAYFLRSLTQLRICDYKGVFETHEIFKERQKARILEVQNLSKTGMNAAFAKALTKVTSFPVKASDVAESLLDLPVLYYKDTELQGQMLRFKVAEKALEVLQNRGTHPTLQSQVSKIQQDSLDKMKSRLKKLAQEETDANFRIVQKLNLIEVEAIQRIHTDMKLAQELYSKGDFKKTGEDQLVFMDDGRPWIDELDKYDVAAKTCPQNIRRKM, from the coding sequence ATGATTTCCGGCAATTTGTTCCTGAAAAACATTTTGATGATGGCTTTGGTCAGCACTGCTTCTGTGGCAGGTGCGGCCGACAAGCTGTCCATCAAGGACTGGGGCAAATCTTTTGAGACGGCCCTGGATTCCAAAAACTCTGGCGACGCTCTGAAGCTGTTGGATTTTAAGATTCTTGAAAAAGACGCTCTGCCAAAGTGTGTGGACTGTTCCAGCAAGGACGCGATGAAAAAAGCGCGCGTTCTTTTTGCCAAAGGCAACTTTGACGAATCCCTGAAGCTTTACAATCAGGTGCCTAAAGGCAGTGATTATTGGTTCCAGGCTATCGAGGAAAAAGGCTGGGCTTACTTCCGCCAAAATGACTCTGAAAAAGCCCTGGCGCAAACCAAAACTCTGGTCAGCCCGCAGTTTGGTGAAGTCGTGAACTCGGAAGCCTACTTCCTGCGTTCCCTGACTCAGTTGCGCATTTGTGATTACAAAGGCGTCTTTGAAACTCACGAGATCTTCAAAGAAAGACAAAAAGCCCGTATTTTGGAAGTTCAAAACCTTTCCAAGACCGGCATGAATGCGGCCTTTGCTAAAGCTTTGACCAAGGTGACAAGCTTCCCGGTTAAAGCTTCCGACGTGGCAGAATCCCTGCTGGATCTTCCGGTTCTTTACTATAAAGACACCGAGCTTCAGGGTCAGATGCTGCGCTTTAAGGTCGCTGAAAAAGCTCTGGAGGTTCTGCAAAACCGCGGCACTCACCCGACTTTGCAGTCCCAGGTCAGCAAAATTCAGCAGGACAGTCTGGATAAGATGAAGTCCCGCCTGAAAAAACTGGCTCAGGAAGAAACCGATGCGAACTTCCGCATCGTTCAGAAGTTGAATCTGATTGAAGTTGAAGCCATTCAAAGAATCCACACCGACATGAAACTGGCTCAGGAGCTTTACTCCAAGGGCGATTTCAAAAAGACCGGCGAAGATCAGCTGGTATTCATGGACGACGGTCGTCCGTGGATTGACGAACTTGATAAGTACGACGTGGCGGCCAAAACCTGCCCGCAGAACATCAGGAGGAAAATGTGA
- a CDS encoding outer membrane beta-barrel domain-containing protein, with protein sequence MKTLKLLSLSVIAATFMASPAMAQGKASAKKATLADDIDSLGGNKELAEMAQNIKSQTRTRIVQDRIVERRNRVEFGLAYGSTFGGDSYVKTQSLSLAMDYHITPRWSLGVRYMDFGNNLTDEGKRVFEQARKNYEAGGRAYAVDIDYPENAALAVVNWYPIYGKTSFLDMGVTQFDLYLLAGGGQMTLSSGTTALMTAGAGVGAWITKNISARAEMRYQTYKDQPVTGSRTLDTVTGSLGLGWIL encoded by the coding sequence ATGAAAACACTTAAACTGCTTTCCCTGTCTGTAATCGCTGCAACATTTATGGCCTCCCCGGCAATGGCTCAAGGCAAAGCGTCCGCTAAAAAAGCGACACTGGCTGACGACATTGATTCTTTGGGCGGCAACAAAGAGCTGGCAGAGATGGCTCAAAACATCAAATCCCAGACTCGCACTCGTATCGTGCAGGACCGTATCGTTGAGCGCAGAAACCGTGTTGAGTTCGGTTTGGCTTATGGCTCCACTTTCGGTGGTGACTCTTACGTTAAAACTCAGTCCCTGAGCCTTGCGATGGACTATCACATCACTCCACGCTGGTCTTTGGGTGTTCGTTACATGGATTTCGGCAACAACCTGACTGACGAAGGCAAACGCGTGTTTGAACAAGCCCGCAAGAACTACGAAGCCGGTGGCCGCGCTTACGCTGTGGATATCGACTATCCCGAAAACGCCGCTTTGGCCGTGGTGAACTGGTATCCAATCTATGGCAAAACCAGCTTCCTTGATATGGGTGTGACTCAATTTGACCTTTACCTGCTGGCAGGTGGCGGTCAGATGACTCTTTCCAGCGGCACAACGGCTTTGATGACGGCGGGTGCCGGTGTGGGCGCCTGGATTACTAAAAATATTTCTGCTCGTGCCGAGATGAGATACCAGACTTACAAAGATCAACCAGTGACTGGCTCCAGAACTCTGGACACTGTGACGGGTTCTTTGGGACTTGGATGGATTTTATGA
- a CDS encoding TonB family protein produces MSTAKLLILENRLGQKVRTFAVDSESLNIVYLKNSRRIEAVSNLQALDSNDIEYRLLQTVDLTQMGDQGVALEGLGRLRLADASAQNSPTYQLADEKDDEQLKVMLKKTSLAHLAAVLSLMMGAWIWASYFTKTEEPMLVTIELPQEKPVQKAEPRQHVQVSQKKIKQTNKVYRPKAQAKLKTKPYKVNTAKAKDVSRFGALAALGGTPKGSRGYEGLDNNSMKAIRSAGVGSGGGGVGSAGRGGIKGYMPGNGLIAGSAGEGSGKAQSAGGYGTRGTGGGRAGYGKISLVGGTSAVSLPLDEEASVEGGLDRDQIIAVINKNRGQIVYCYEKGLQAQPSIGGRVAVDFVIGPAGRITTAKVAQSSLGSRMVENCMLQRMKTWQFPRPVGNVNVDVLYPFELMRVSSR; encoded by the coding sequence ATGAGTACTGCAAAGTTGTTAATTCTCGAAAACAGGTTAGGACAAAAAGTCCGCACCTTTGCTGTGGACTCCGAATCTCTGAACATCGTTTACCTGAAAAACAGCCGTCGCATTGAGGCTGTTTCCAACCTGCAGGCCCTTGATTCCAACGACATTGAATACCGTCTATTGCAGACCGTGGATCTTACCCAGATGGGTGACCAGGGTGTGGCACTGGAAGGCCTGGGGCGTCTGCGCTTGGCGGATGCTTCTGCTCAAAACAGCCCGACTTATCAGCTGGCGGATGAAAAGGACGATGAACAACTTAAGGTCATGCTCAAAAAGACCTCGCTGGCTCATCTGGCCGCGGTGCTGAGCCTGATGATGGGCGCCTGGATCTGGGCGTCCTACTTCACTAAAACTGAAGAACCCATGCTGGTGACCATCGAACTTCCTCAGGAAAAACCTGTTCAGAAAGCGGAACCACGCCAGCACGTTCAGGTGTCCCAAAAGAAGATCAAACAAACCAACAAAGTCTATCGCCCGAAAGCTCAGGCGAAACTGAAAACAAAACCTTACAAGGTGAACACGGCCAAGGCCAAAGATGTTTCGCGATTTGGTGCACTGGCTGCTTTGGGTGGCACACCGAAAGGCTCCCGTGGCTACGAGGGTCTGGATAACAACTCTATGAAAGCCATTCGTTCTGCCGGTGTTGGCAGCGGTGGTGGTGGAGTTGGTTCTGCCGGTCGCGGTGGTATCAAAGGTTATATGCCAGGCAACGGTCTGATTGCTGGATCTGCGGGCGAAGGCAGCGGTAAAGCTCAAAGCGCTGGCGGCTATGGCACTCGTGGCACCGGCGGTGGTCGTGCGGGCTACGGCAAAATCTCTCTGGTCGGTGGCACTTCCGCGGTGAGCCTGCCTCTGGATGAAGAAGCCAGTGTTGAAGGCGGTTTGGATCGCGATCAGATCATCGCCGTCATCAACAAAAACAGAGGTCAAATCGTTTATTGCTATGAAAAAGGTCTGCAAGCCCAGCCATCCATCGGTGGACGTGTGGCGGTGGACTTTGTGATCGGTCCTGCAGGTCGCATCACCACAGCCAAAGTGGCGCAATCCTCTTTGGGCTCCCGCATGGTGGAAAACTGCATGCTTCAACGCATGAAAACATGGCAGTTCCCCCGTCCGGTTGGAAACGTAAATGTAGACGTTCTTTATCCATTCGAACTCATGCGCGTAAGCAGTCGCTAA